A single region of the Musa acuminata AAA Group cultivar baxijiao chromosome BXJ1-11, Cavendish_Baxijiao_AAA, whole genome shotgun sequence genome encodes:
- the LOC103970146 gene encoding protein indeterminate-domain 4, chloroplastic isoform X2, whose product MASASSSSPFFGGIRDEELQKQMKQQQQQQQKSSATVPAPAAASERKRRNQPGNPNPDAEVIALSPTSLLATNRFICEVCNKGFQREQNLQLHRRGHNLPWKLRQKSSKEVRRRVYLCPEPTCVHHHPSRALGDLTGIKKHFCRKHGEKKWKCDKCSKRYAVQSDLKAHAKTCGTREYRCDCGTLFSRRDSFITHRAFCDALAQESSRPPTAGLHALGNHLYGNPTTMASGLSQVNAHLSSLQAQSHAPTDLVRTGGGPGSQLEHLISSATPSSFRPPQAPPPSAFYLDNGSTQEFNEEHPPHHSLLQSRPLHGLTQLHDLQCSSTITSSTSAAATAASVFNLGFFSHNSSSTSSIGNSNSGGNQNNQMLMADGFNSANGSTEPATLFSGNLTSDHFVGGTNSLYNTSMQSDLMLPQMSATALLQKAAQMGVTTSGGPPLLRGFARSSSSRCSFSGDGGDDGGGLQYQTENEAHLQNLMMTLANGGTDLFDGAGGRTAFGGSAIAGGHRQQAGGFRALDTGLCIMDETKFNPSGVRNLEGSDQLTRDFLGVGSRVRSISSGITRREPI is encoded by the exons ATGGCATCAGCCTCGTCGTCGTCACCCTTCTTTGGTGGGATCAGAGATGAGGAGCTCCAAAAGCAGAtgaaacaacagcagcagcagcagcagaaatcCTCTGCGACGGTGCCGGCTCCCGCTGCAGCttcagagaggaagagaaggaaccAACCAGGAAACCCAA ATCCGGACGCCGAGGTGATTGCTCTGTCGCCGACGTCGCTACTGGCGACGAACCGCTTCATCTGCGAGGTCTGCAACAAGGGGTTCCAGCGGGAACAGAACCTGCAGCTGCACCGCCGGGGCCACAACCTGCCGTGGAAGCTCCGGCAGAAGAGCAGCAAGGAGGTGCGGCGTCGCGTGTACCTCTGCCCCGAGCCGACCTGCGTCCACCACCACCCCTCGCGCGCCCTCGGCGACCTCACCGGCATCAAGAAGCACTTCTGCCGCAAGCACggcgagaagaagtggaagtgcgACAAGTGCTCCAAGCGCTACGCCGTCCAGTCCGACCTCAAGGCCCATGCCAAGACCTGCGGCACCCGCGAGTACCGCTGCGACTGCGGCACCCTCTTCTCCAG GCGTGACAGCTTCATCACCCATCGGGCCTTCTGCGACGCCCTGGCGCAAGAGAGCTCGAGGCCACCCACCGCCGGCCTCCACGCTCTCGGCAACCATCTCTACGGAAACCCCACCACCATGGCCTCAGGCCTGTCTCAAGTCAATGCCCACCTCTCTTCGCTGCAAGCCCAAAGCCATGCGCCGACCGACCTTGTCCGCACCGGAGGAGGCCCTGGATCACAGCTAGAACACCTCATCTCCTCTGCGACCCCGTCGTCGTTCCGACCACCTCAGGCTCCTCCACCGTCTGCTTTCTACCTTGATAATGGCTCCACCCAGGAGTTCAATGAGGAGCACCCGCCTCACCACTCTCTACTTCAAAGTAGACCACTCCATGGCCTGACGCAACTCCATGATCTCCAATGTAGCAGCACCATTACTTCTTCCACCTCcgctgccgccaccgccgccagTGTCTTCAACCTTGGCTTCTTCTCCCACAATAGCAGCAGCACGAGCAGTATCGGTAACAGCAACAGTGGCGGCAACCAAAACAACCAGATGCTGATGGCCGACGGATTTAACAGTGCCAACGGAAGCACTGAGCCAGCGACACTCTTCTCGGGAAACCTTACGAGCGATCACTTCGTTGGAGGAACGAATTCTCTCTACAACACCTCGATGCAAAGCGACTTGATGCTTCCGCAGATGTCAGCCACTGCATTGCTTCAGAAGGCGGCTCAGATGGGCGTGACGACAAGCGGCGGACCCCCCTTACTGAGAGGGTTTGCCAGATCTTCTTCAAGCAGGTGTAGCTTCAGTGGGGACGGCGGTGATGACGGAGGCGGCCTGCAATATCAAACGGAGAACGAAGCTCACCTCCAAAACCTGATGATGACGCTCGCGAACGGAGGCACCGACCTCTTTGATGGTGCCGGGGGGAGAACGGCATTCGGTGGAAGCGCCATCGCCGGCGGGCATCGACAGCAGGCTGGGGGATTCCGCGCGCTCGACACTGGACTGTGCATTATGGACGAGACTAAGTTCAATCCTTCGGGCGTCAGAAACCTCGAGGGCTCCGACCAGCTAACGAGGGACTTTCTGGGAGTAGGCAGCAGAGTGAGGAGCATCAGCAGCGGAATAACTCGGCGAGAACCGATATGA
- the LOC103970146 gene encoding protein indeterminate-domain 4, chloroplastic isoform X1 — protein MASASSSSPFFGGIRDEELQKQMKQQQQQQQKSSATVPAPAAASERKRRNQPGNPTDPDAEVIALSPTSLLATNRFICEVCNKGFQREQNLQLHRRGHNLPWKLRQKSSKEVRRRVYLCPEPTCVHHHPSRALGDLTGIKKHFCRKHGEKKWKCDKCSKRYAVQSDLKAHAKTCGTREYRCDCGTLFSRRDSFITHRAFCDALAQESSRPPTAGLHALGNHLYGNPTTMASGLSQVNAHLSSLQAQSHAPTDLVRTGGGPGSQLEHLISSATPSSFRPPQAPPPSAFYLDNGSTQEFNEEHPPHHSLLQSRPLHGLTQLHDLQCSSTITSSTSAAATAASVFNLGFFSHNSSSTSSIGNSNSGGNQNNQMLMADGFNSANGSTEPATLFSGNLTSDHFVGGTNSLYNTSMQSDLMLPQMSATALLQKAAQMGVTTSGGPPLLRGFARSSSSRCSFSGDGGDDGGGLQYQTENEAHLQNLMMTLANGGTDLFDGAGGRTAFGGSAIAGGHRQQAGGFRALDTGLCIMDETKFNPSGVRNLEGSDQLTRDFLGVGSRVRSISSGITRREPI, from the exons ATGGCATCAGCCTCGTCGTCGTCACCCTTCTTTGGTGGGATCAGAGATGAGGAGCTCCAAAAGCAGAtgaaacaacagcagcagcagcagcagaaatcCTCTGCGACGGTGCCGGCTCCCGCTGCAGCttcagagaggaagagaaggaaccAACCAGGAAACCCAA CAGATCCGGACGCCGAGGTGATTGCTCTGTCGCCGACGTCGCTACTGGCGACGAACCGCTTCATCTGCGAGGTCTGCAACAAGGGGTTCCAGCGGGAACAGAACCTGCAGCTGCACCGCCGGGGCCACAACCTGCCGTGGAAGCTCCGGCAGAAGAGCAGCAAGGAGGTGCGGCGTCGCGTGTACCTCTGCCCCGAGCCGACCTGCGTCCACCACCACCCCTCGCGCGCCCTCGGCGACCTCACCGGCATCAAGAAGCACTTCTGCCGCAAGCACggcgagaagaagtggaagtgcgACAAGTGCTCCAAGCGCTACGCCGTCCAGTCCGACCTCAAGGCCCATGCCAAGACCTGCGGCACCCGCGAGTACCGCTGCGACTGCGGCACCCTCTTCTCCAG GCGTGACAGCTTCATCACCCATCGGGCCTTCTGCGACGCCCTGGCGCAAGAGAGCTCGAGGCCACCCACCGCCGGCCTCCACGCTCTCGGCAACCATCTCTACGGAAACCCCACCACCATGGCCTCAGGCCTGTCTCAAGTCAATGCCCACCTCTCTTCGCTGCAAGCCCAAAGCCATGCGCCGACCGACCTTGTCCGCACCGGAGGAGGCCCTGGATCACAGCTAGAACACCTCATCTCCTCTGCGACCCCGTCGTCGTTCCGACCACCTCAGGCTCCTCCACCGTCTGCTTTCTACCTTGATAATGGCTCCACCCAGGAGTTCAATGAGGAGCACCCGCCTCACCACTCTCTACTTCAAAGTAGACCACTCCATGGCCTGACGCAACTCCATGATCTCCAATGTAGCAGCACCATTACTTCTTCCACCTCcgctgccgccaccgccgccagTGTCTTCAACCTTGGCTTCTTCTCCCACAATAGCAGCAGCACGAGCAGTATCGGTAACAGCAACAGTGGCGGCAACCAAAACAACCAGATGCTGATGGCCGACGGATTTAACAGTGCCAACGGAAGCACTGAGCCAGCGACACTCTTCTCGGGAAACCTTACGAGCGATCACTTCGTTGGAGGAACGAATTCTCTCTACAACACCTCGATGCAAAGCGACTTGATGCTTCCGCAGATGTCAGCCACTGCATTGCTTCAGAAGGCGGCTCAGATGGGCGTGACGACAAGCGGCGGACCCCCCTTACTGAGAGGGTTTGCCAGATCTTCTTCAAGCAGGTGTAGCTTCAGTGGGGACGGCGGTGATGACGGAGGCGGCCTGCAATATCAAACGGAGAACGAAGCTCACCTCCAAAACCTGATGATGACGCTCGCGAACGGAGGCACCGACCTCTTTGATGGTGCCGGGGGGAGAACGGCATTCGGTGGAAGCGCCATCGCCGGCGGGCATCGACAGCAGGCTGGGGGATTCCGCGCGCTCGACACTGGACTGTGCATTATGGACGAGACTAAGTTCAATCCTTCGGGCGTCAGAAACCTCGAGGGCTCCGACCAGCTAACGAGGGACTTTCTGGGAGTAGGCAGCAGAGTGAGGAGCATCAGCAGCGGAATAACTCGGCGAGAACCGATATGA